A region of Plantactinospora sp. BC1 DNA encodes the following proteins:
- a CDS encoding carbohydrate ABC transporter permease — MARTTSSPDPTTVDTGGSATLRADPGTPLARRADAAGLGRTLAGGFVLPGLVLIVLFLVVPALWTIYLGVTNYRLTGLAAADPQVVGLDNYTAALGDERFRTSLWLTLQFVFGSAVLGQAGLGFAIAWSLRDRHGPVRRVVEALVLLAWILPSSVVAFLWIALLDRDAGTLNALLGTPGMAWLLDHPMLSVILFNTWRGTAFSMMLYGAALQNVPPSHLETARLAGASGWQQLRDVVFPRIRGHVLTNLLLISLWTFNDFTPFLITAGGPEQRSEILPVYVFKIALSGGELGFGAAISFLMLLINLVIALVYLRTLGQRREARR; from the coding sequence GTGGCGCGGACAACGTCGTCTCCTGACCCGACCACCGTCGACACCGGCGGGTCCGCGACACTCCGGGCCGACCCGGGTACCCCGCTGGCCCGCCGTGCCGACGCCGCCGGGCTGGGCCGGACCCTGGCGGGCGGGTTCGTGCTGCCCGGCCTGGTGCTGATCGTCCTCTTCCTGGTGGTCCCGGCACTCTGGACCATCTACCTCGGCGTCACGAACTACCGGCTCACCGGGCTGGCCGCGGCCGACCCGCAGGTGGTCGGGCTGGACAACTACACCGCGGCCCTCGGTGACGAGCGGTTCCGTACCTCGCTCTGGCTCACCCTCCAGTTCGTCTTCGGCTCGGCGGTGCTCGGCCAGGCCGGGCTGGGTTTCGCGATCGCCTGGTCGCTGCGTGACCGGCACGGCCCGGTACGCCGGGTGGTGGAGGCGCTGGTCCTGCTCGCCTGGATCCTGCCGAGTTCGGTGGTGGCGTTCCTCTGGATCGCCCTGCTGGACCGGGACGCCGGCACCCTCAACGCGCTGCTCGGCACCCCCGGGATGGCCTGGCTGCTCGACCACCCGATGCTGTCGGTGATCCTCTTCAACACCTGGCGCGGCACCGCCTTCTCGATGATGCTCTACGGCGCCGCCCTGCAGAACGTGCCGCCGTCGCACCTGGAGACCGCCCGGCTGGCCGGGGCCTCGGGCTGGCAGCAACTGCGCGACGTGGTCTTTCCGCGCATCCGTGGGCACGTGCTGACCAACCTGCTGCTGATCAGCCTCTGGACCTTCAACGACTTCACCCCGTTCCTGATCACGGCGGGCGGTCCCGAGCAGCGGTCCGAGATCCTCCCGGTCTACGTGTTCAAGATCGCCCTCTCCGGTGGTGAACTCGGGTTCGGCGCGGCGATCTCCTTCCTGATGCTGCTGATCAACCTGGTCATCGCGCTGGTCTACCTGCGTACCCTCGGCCAGCGGCGGGAGGCCCGGCGATGA